Proteins encoded in a region of the Mesoaciditoga lauensis cd-1655R = DSM 25116 genome:
- a CDS encoding BMP family lipoprotein, which yields MKKYLVWIGVLILVIGTIGLSLSVTFVTDTGGLGDKSFNDSAWAGVQMAVNKLGVTANLIQSYEQSDYIPNLTAAAQISDVVVAVGFLIKDAVEKVAPQFPNTKFIFIDGSIQGIPNVESFIFDQQQGGFLVGYIAAAMSKTGKVGVVGGIPIPPVESYMYGYKAGVKTYNVLHGTNVQVISGYVGSFDDPSAGKSLTESQISQGADIVFQLAGLSGLGVIDAMKDAPRGHFAIGADQDQDYLAPGHVLVSAIKRVDIGVFDGIKSVYDGTFVGKTKVLSLKNGGIGISPMTYTKQLVPQSVFSELKVLKEMIESGKLKVPQTKEEFASFQVPMIKF from the coding sequence ATGAAGAAATATCTTGTTTGGATAGGGGTACTTATTCTTGTAATTGGAACCATTGGGCTTTCACTAAGCGTAACTTTTGTTACAGACACCGGAGGTCTTGGAGACAAATCATTCAACGACAGTGCGTGGGCTGGCGTTCAAATGGCTGTTAACAAACTTGGTGTAACGGCAAATCTTATTCAATCTTACGAACAATCAGACTACATACCTAATTTAACGGCAGCCGCACAAATTTCTGATGTTGTTGTAGCGGTGGGATTTCTTATAAAGGATGCTGTTGAAAAAGTTGCTCCACAATTTCCAAACACGAAATTCATATTCATAGACGGTTCCATTCAAGGAATTCCAAATGTCGAAAGTTTTATATTCGATCAACAACAAGGCGGATTTTTAGTTGGATACATCGCAGCGGCAATGTCCAAAACCGGCAAAGTAGGGGTTGTTGGAGGAATTCCGATACCCCCCGTTGAAAGTTACATGTACGGTTACAAAGCTGGTGTAAAAACTTACAACGTTCTCCACGGAACTAATGTACAGGTTATTTCTGGGTATGTTGGAAGTTTCGACGATCCGTCTGCAGGTAAGTCGCTAACGGAAAGTCAGATTTCCCAGGGAGCAGATATAGTATTCCAGCTTGCGGGCTTAAGCGGTCTTGGCGTTATAGATGCGATGAAAGATGCTCCAAGAGGACATTTTGCGATCGGCGCAGATCAAGACCAAGATTACCTTGCTCCAGGTCACGTTTTGGTGAGCGCCATAAAGAGAGTTGATATAGGTGTTTTCGATGGTATAAAGTCTGTTTACGATGGAACTTTCGTGGGAAAAACGAAGGTGCTTTCTCTCAAAAATGGTGGCATCGGTATAAGCCCAATGACCTACACCAAACAGCTCGTTCCTCAGTCTGTTTTCTCTGAATTAAAAGTTCTCAAAGAAATGATAGAATCCGGAAAACTCAAAGTTCCTCAAACAAAAGAAGAATTTGCTTCTTTCCAAGTTCCAATGATAAAATTCTGA
- a CDS encoding arsenic resistance protein, protein MKREIGKMEKFKKHLDKFIPVYVPIAMVVGLLLGLPLQHQIAASKSIFSVLNLVVVLVMIYPMMVGLNMGEMRNSFKMWKLLLFGLIMGLIYPPAIMYLLSLIIPVNSYLAFGLILAVAVPCSSMSIAYTGLSKANTELATILVAISFILALVTVPMWLSIFGSSYNVPAPMFQILKTIIMIVVIPMTLGYATRESILLKGGKKAFSKAKASFPVMSLLGMYAIIFLIFMEKATMIVGKWHAILIALAPLSLYYAITLILLTLVDVAFRVRYRDHMAITFTSVGKNEGTAMAIALGAGIGLAAVPAAITPLLQIPFLVTYMKLHWKIAARFARRSTNLVNEYELHEVEEEIEEA, encoded by the coding sequence GTGAAAAGAGAGATAGGAAAAATGGAGAAATTCAAAAAGCATCTTGATAAATTCATTCCAGTTTATGTTCCAATCGCTATGGTGGTAGGACTTCTGTTGGGATTGCCTTTGCAACATCAAATAGCGGCAAGCAAATCCATTTTTAGCGTTTTGAACCTTGTCGTGGTTTTGGTGATGATCTATCCTATGATGGTTGGATTGAATATGGGTGAGATGAGAAACTCCTTTAAGATGTGGAAACTTCTCCTCTTTGGTCTGATAATGGGATTGATCTACCCACCTGCTATCATGTACTTGCTTTCCCTAATCATACCTGTGAATTCTTATCTGGCATTCGGACTTATCTTGGCGGTGGCCGTTCCATGTTCCTCGATGTCGATCGCTTACACGGGCTTGTCCAAGGCAAATACGGAGTTGGCAACCATCCTGGTTGCTATATCCTTTATCCTTGCTCTGGTAACAGTCCCAATGTGGCTTTCAATTTTTGGAAGCAGTTACAACGTTCCAGCGCCTATGTTTCAAATCTTGAAAACCATAATAATGATCGTCGTTATACCGATGACGTTAGGATATGCCACGAGAGAATCGATACTCTTAAAAGGCGGAAAGAAGGCATTTTCCAAAGCTAAAGCATCATTTCCTGTGATGTCGTTGCTTGGAATGTACGCGATCATCTTTTTGATATTCATGGAGAAGGCAACGATGATAGTTGGAAAATGGCATGCCATCCTTATAGCTCTAGCGCCCTTGTCGCTTTACTACGCTATAACGTTGATACTTCTTACGCTTGTGGACGTGGCTTTCAGGGTAAGATACAGGGATCATATGGCAATAACGTTCACATCTGTTGGTAAAAACGAAGGGACCGCGATGGCCATAGCACTCGGTGCTGGAATAGGTTTGGCGGCGGTTCCGGCAGCTATAACGCCACTTCTCCAAATACCGTTCTTGGTAACATACATGAAGTTGCACTGGAAGATCGCGGCGCGCTTTGCAAGAAGGTCCACAAATCTTGTCAATGAATATGAACTTCATGAAGTTGAAGAAGAAATCGAAGAAGCTTGA
- a CDS encoding FGGY-family carbohydrate kinase has protein sequence MKNVLSVDCGTQSLRAFLINEHGKILKKAQMAYKPYFSKKPGWAEQNPLVYWNAFVKSVRSIVDSAEPNEIHSIQAITVTSQRATMVVVDENGEPLRDAIVWLDQRRANFDVHIPFLKNVGYKLVGMDEAIKIAQSEAKINWIRQNEPHIFRKAHKFLFLSGYLIYKLTGRFVDSNASQVGYLPFDHKKGTWADPNDIKSLIFPVSRGKLVDLVKPSQILGELKNDAADILHLPSKMPVIASASDKSCETLGVGAITEDFASLSFGTTATIQVTTQKYFEPIKYMPSYVAAIPGYYNPEVEIFRGFWMVKWFKEEFGSEEVQKAMEKGVNPEELMDDFLREVPPGSLGLVVQPYWTPGLKMPEAKGAIVGFGSMHTRAHVYKAIVEGLGYALLDGKLKIERVGKIKIKKLAVSGGGAQSNQVCQIISDIFNLPVYRGETHESSSLGAAIDAFVGLGVHSTFQEGVGKMVRYAKIFNPNEKNAEIYSKIFNEIYRHMYDHLKPLYKKMKSHVKYPKQEE, from the coding sequence GTGAAAAACGTTCTTTCTGTGGATTGTGGAACACAAAGTTTACGAGCTTTTTTGATAAATGAGCATGGGAAAATCTTGAAAAAGGCCCAGATGGCGTATAAGCCCTATTTCAGCAAAAAGCCTGGTTGGGCGGAGCAAAATCCGCTGGTTTATTGGAACGCATTTGTAAAATCTGTCAGAAGCATAGTAGACAGTGCCGAGCCGAATGAAATTCATTCCATTCAAGCCATAACCGTAACATCCCAGCGTGCAACAATGGTCGTGGTAGATGAAAATGGTGAACCTTTAAGAGACGCAATAGTTTGGTTAGATCAAAGAAGGGCCAACTTTGATGTGCATATCCCCTTTTTGAAAAATGTTGGATACAAATTGGTTGGCATGGACGAAGCGATTAAGATAGCGCAAAGTGAGGCAAAGATAAATTGGATAAGGCAAAATGAGCCACATATTTTCAGAAAAGCACACAAGTTTTTATTCCTATCAGGATACTTGATATATAAATTAACCGGCCGGTTTGTGGATTCAAACGCTTCTCAAGTTGGATACCTTCCTTTCGATCATAAGAAAGGCACATGGGCGGATCCAAATGACATAAAATCTTTGATATTTCCAGTTTCAAGAGGAAAATTAGTTGATCTGGTCAAACCATCCCAAATCCTTGGAGAGCTAAAAAACGATGCTGCAGACATTCTTCATCTTCCTTCAAAGATGCCGGTAATTGCATCGGCATCAGATAAAAGTTGCGAAACCCTTGGTGTGGGAGCCATCACAGAAGACTTTGCAAGTTTGAGTTTCGGGACGACCGCCACAATACAGGTTACCACTCAAAAATACTTTGAACCGATAAAGTACATGCCGTCCTATGTAGCAGCTATTCCGGGATATTACAATCCGGAGGTGGAAATATTCAGAGGTTTCTGGATGGTGAAATGGTTCAAGGAAGAATTTGGTTCGGAAGAAGTGCAAAAAGCGATGGAAAAAGGCGTAAACCCAGAGGAGCTTATGGATGATTTTTTAAGAGAAGTTCCGCCAGGTTCTTTGGGACTCGTAGTTCAACCTTATTGGACTCCTGGATTGAAAATGCCAGAGGCCAAGGGAGCAATTGTAGGTTTTGGAAGCATGCATACAAGGGCACATGTTTACAAGGCAATAGTTGAAGGATTGGGATATGCCTTGCTTGATGGGAAACTTAAGATAGAGAGAGTAGGAAAGATAAAGATAAAAAAGCTGGCAGTTTCTGGAGGTGGAGCGCAAAGTAATCAGGTGTGTCAAATAATATCTGACATATTCAACTTACCAGTTTACAGAGGGGAAACTCACGAATCTTCAAGTTTGGGAGCGGCAATAGATGCCTTTGTGGGTCTTGGAGTGCATTCCACATTTCAAGAAGGGGTGGGAAAAATGGTAAGATATGCCAAAATATTCAACCCTAACGAGAAAAATGCCGAAATCTATTCCAAGATATTCAATGAAATCTACAGGCATATGTACGATCATCTTAAGCCACTCTACAAAAAAATGAAAAGCCATGTGAAATACCCAAAACAGGAGGAATGA
- a CDS encoding FmdB family zinc ribbon protein, with translation MPLYKYVCPKCGHEVTLLKKISDADNVVCDVCGSKMVRQIGNVGVVFKGNGYYVTDSKKTSSKKEAVKSKS, from the coding sequence ATGCCATTGTACAAATATGTGTGTCCAAAGTGTGGTCATGAAGTGACGTTGCTTAAAAAGATCTCAGATGCTGATAACGTTGTATGTGATGTATGTGGAAGTAAAATGGTAAGACAAATAGGAAACGTGGGTGTTGTATTTAAAGGAAATGGTTACTACGTTACCGACAGCAAAAAAACTTCATCCAAAAAGGAAGCGGTCAAATCTAAATCATAA
- a CDS encoding alpha/beta hydrolase-fold protein, producing MLYDYDKIDISGAKVISVEKRETYTVEHIVFPSPYPTDVEEAKKVHVFLHLPLSEPIGKVLFLHGLGDRNVRYLMWFAQYFASHGLIAAFMIMPYNHVRASREYPAGSYYMEADTAKAVERFRHAVMDARSTLDLLDERFPKFSHTHVMGISFGGMIATIAAGVDERIDKLSLAITGGNFRYINWLSPLTEEVRIKYKRGENHDGCGTLEKCIKAHENYMDFVKRIKSQADVYKAPWRCFTYDPIPFAPLFKGKVIMFKAAFDKIMPLNSTMQLWEAFRKPKLYTIPSGHFYSIVFKRPIARRSLKFFNE from the coding sequence ATGTTGTACGATTACGATAAAATTGACATCTCAGGGGCAAAAGTTATTTCAGTTGAAAAGAGAGAGACGTATACCGTCGAACACATTGTTTTTCCTTCGCCTTATCCAACGGACGTGGAAGAAGCGAAAAAAGTTCATGTTTTTTTGCATCTGCCTCTTTCAGAGCCAATAGGAAAAGTTTTGTTTTTGCATGGGTTAGGTGATAGAAATGTAAGATATCTCATGTGGTTTGCACAGTATTTCGCTTCTCATGGACTTATCGCCGCTTTTATGATCATGCCATATAATCACGTAAGGGCTTCGAGAGAATATCCCGCTGGCTCTTACTACATGGAAGCGGATACGGCGAAAGCAGTTGAACGCTTTCGACATGCTGTAATGGATGCGAGAAGTACGTTGGATCTGTTGGATGAAAGGTTTCCAAAATTTTCACATACCCATGTTATGGGTATATCATTCGGTGGAATGATAGCGACTATTGCCGCCGGTGTGGATGAAAGAATAGACAAACTATCTCTTGCCATAACTGGTGGGAATTTCAGGTATATAAATTGGCTTTCTCCCCTAACTGAAGAAGTGAGAATCAAATACAAAAGGGGAGAAAATCATGATGGATGTGGGACGTTAGAAAAGTGCATAAAAGCCCACGAAAATTACATGGACTTTGTGAAAAGAATTAAATCCCAAGCGGATGTGTACAAGGCACCATGGAGATGTTTCACGTACGATCCGATCCCTTTTGCGCCCCTCTTTAAAGGAAAAGTTATCATGTTTAAAGCGGCCTTCGATAAGATAATGCCTTTAAATTCAACAATGCAGCTCTGGGAAGCTTTTAGGAAGCCCAAACTTTATACCATCCCTTCAGGGCACTTTTATTCCATAGTTTTCAAAAGACCTATTGCTCGAAGAAGTTTGAAGTTTTTTAATGAATGA
- a CDS encoding radical SAM protein, whose product MGIGSTIKDKATKLAISAAVNKYINYIAKDPENNFDKAIESLIKLEKTIGGTNNLSKFAKWTEKNPGSRAWIISLFKKDTEIVKKFFINFLVNVNLAWMKYNKEETVKKNGFAAPYTILISPTMRCNLACKGCYSANYTKNDDMPIEKVDDIIQQGKAIGTYFYTFLGGEPFIRWNELYPLFKKHDDCLFQIFTNSTFITDEVADQIKELGNVYPVLSVNGWEKETDETRGKGAYKKILAAADKLKERGVIYGNSFVFMRDNFETLTSDELYDFWIDKGAFFGWLFLFMPVGRDPIPELMPLPEQRRKMGDFVRDLRARKPYFLMDFWNDAPSVGGCIAGGRRYVHINNKGDVEPCIFAHFSTDNLYEKSLVEALQSPFLADIRFHQPHSDNLLTPCMIIDNPWILREVVKKHNAVATDDSEGKIIDKLAPVLDEYANEVHKELDPVWEEKFKDQIEEIKEKGTTHGEGLDRLWLQNHPEEIKHWAERYPFILEYDFLQEAIKKIDELSEADVK is encoded by the coding sequence ATGGGCATAGGAAGCACCATCAAAGATAAGGCTACTAAGTTAGCAATATCTGCTGCGGTTAACAAGTACATAAATTACATTGCAAAAGATCCCGAAAATAATTTTGATAAAGCCATAGAATCTTTGATAAAACTTGAAAAAACGATAGGAGGAACTAATAACCTCTCCAAATTTGCGAAATGGACGGAGAAAAATCCCGGTTCAAGAGCATGGATAATAAGCCTCTTCAAAAAAGATACAGAGATCGTCAAGAAATTCTTCATAAATTTCCTTGTCAACGTCAACTTGGCATGGATGAAATACAACAAAGAGGAAACCGTTAAAAAGAACGGTTTTGCTGCTCCTTACACCATTTTGATAAGTCCTACAATGAGATGTAATTTGGCTTGTAAAGGTTGTTATTCTGCAAATTACACGAAAAACGATGACATGCCTATTGAAAAAGTGGATGACATAATTCAACAGGGTAAGGCAATTGGAACTTACTTCTACACATTCTTAGGTGGGGAACCATTCATCAGATGGAACGAATTGTATCCTCTTTTCAAAAAACACGATGATTGCCTTTTCCAGATATTTACAAACTCCACATTTATAACGGATGAAGTTGCAGATCAGATCAAAGAGCTCGGAAACGTTTATCCAGTTTTGAGTGTTAATGGATGGGAAAAGGAAACTGACGAAACGAGAGGAAAGGGCGCTTACAAGAAGATTCTTGCTGCAGCTGACAAGTTGAAAGAAAGAGGAGTCATTTACGGAAATTCTTTTGTTTTCATGAGAGACAATTTTGAAACGTTGACATCTGACGAACTCTACGATTTCTGGATAGACAAGGGAGCTTTCTTCGGTTGGCTCTTCCTGTTCATGCCTGTTGGCAGAGATCCAATTCCAGAATTGATGCCTTTGCCAGAACAAAGAAGAAAGATGGGAGACTTCGTTAGAGATCTTAGGGCAAGGAAACCATACTTCTTGATGGACTTCTGGAATGACGCTCCAAGTGTTGGTGGATGTATTGCCGGCGGAAGGCGTTACGTTCACATAAACAACAAAGGAGACGTTGAGCCTTGTATATTTGCGCATTTCTCCACTGATAACCTTTATGAGAAAAGCCTCGTAGAAGCACTTCAATCACCGTTCTTGGCTGATATCAGGTTCCATCAGCCCCATTCAGATAATTTGTTAACTCCATGTATGATCATAGACAATCCCTGGATACTGAGAGAAGTTGTTAAAAAACACAATGCTGTTGCAACGGACGACAGTGAAGGTAAGATAATAGACAAATTGGCGCCAGTGTTGGATGAATATGCCAATGAAGTTCACAAAGAGCTTGACCCTGTGTGGGAAGAGAAATTCAAAGATCAAATCGAAGAGATAAAGGAAAAGGGTACCACTCATGGTGAAGGTTTGGACAGACTGTGGCTTCAAAATCATCCAGAAGAAATAAAACACTGGGCAGAAAGATATCCATTCATTCTTGAATACGACTTTTTGCAGGAAGCCATAAAGAAAATTGATGAGCTTTCCGAAGCAGATGTGAAGTAA
- a CDS encoding NUDIX domain-containing protein, translating to MLSEEKYNEVIRFVLRKELEEVIGKPQGFIKGEKDENLKIEIHFAKRGELEDDESKLQVIPYVVFEVFDNNTFKGILAYVRKGSEDRLLNKLSVGFGGHSNIEDKNIQETACREIKEEIGYPIKSSELRFAGYIFSNNDAVSRVHVGYVYIARMNMKTFENLEISDEIKEVCLYTPKTEKPQECEGVFENWSSIILNDDSFINELMR from the coding sequence ATGCTTTCAGAAGAAAAATACAATGAAGTTATAAGATTTGTACTGAGAAAAGAATTAGAAGAGGTTATTGGAAAACCTCAGGGTTTTATCAAAGGAGAAAAAGACGAAAACCTGAAAATAGAGATACACTTTGCCAAACGCGGTGAATTAGAAGACGATGAATCCAAACTACAGGTTATTCCATATGTTGTTTTTGAAGTCTTCGATAATAACACCTTCAAGGGAATATTGGCCTACGTTAGAAAGGGAAGTGAAGACAGGCTTCTGAACAAATTGTCGGTTGGATTTGGTGGACATTCCAACATTGAAGACAAAAACATTCAAGAAACCGCATGCCGTGAAATAAAAGAAGAAATAGGCTATCCCATAAAATCATCTGAATTGAGGTTTGCCGGATACATATTCAGCAATAACGATGCCGTTTCACGCGTTCACGTGGGTTATGTTTACATCGCAAGAATGAACATGAAAACTTTTGAAAATCTCGAGATTTCGGATGAAATAAAGGAAGTTTGTTTGTACACGCCAAAAACGGAAAAACCACAAGAATGCGAGGGCGTTTTCGAAAATTGGTCTTCAATCATCTTGAATGATGATAG
- a CDS encoding OsmC family protein, which yields MEKYELEERLIEEGLALTSARGIKQLTDAVPMGEHVYGYSPAEIVMNSLASCLMVNIQKISKKMRLVIDGIDVKITAYRRSNPPKILKMEYLVSLQTNVEREKIDRLMEYALKYSTVYNTLKDAVEITGKVEI from the coding sequence ATGGAAAAATACGAATTAGAAGAAAGATTGATCGAAGAAGGTTTAGCTTTAACAAGTGCAAGAGGCATAAAACAGCTTACCGATGCTGTCCCAATGGGCGAACACGTCTACGGTTATTCGCCAGCTGAGATAGTTATGAATTCATTGGCATCGTGCTTGATGGTGAATATACAAAAAATTTCCAAGAAGATGAGATTAGTCATTGATGGAATAGATGTAAAAATTACGGCATACCGCAGGTCAAATCCTCCTAAAATACTTAAGATGGAATATCTTGTTTCCCTTCAAACAAATGTGGAAAGGGAAAAGATAGATCGCCTTATGGAATACGCCCTTAAATACAGTACCGTTTACAACACTTTAAAAGATGCCGTGGAGATTACTGGAAAGGTAGAAATTTAG